In Halalkalicoccus subterraneus, a single genomic region encodes these proteins:
- a CDS encoding glycosyltransferase family 2 protein, whose translation MEFSVVVPTLNGRHQLVGCLDALRERLPAAEVIVVNGPSTDGTSGMVHERPDVDVLVEIADRNINVARNAGLEIARGDVVALLDQGHRIEDGWASAVERGIDADGHAITGPTHRPIRGGITTEAREHRTIAGRDVTYFNGGNVALSRAAVEELDGFDEYLETGGARDLAHRLAGQKRAVSWQPGMGVKKSVETDGGGDGDPRMISRASAFLGDEAHRRWGLKYRALAYRLAKNYGPRPTVLRRLAGHTAVDGVASTRGVLKGGLTPTAWIGGGSAVTANTLIGLKDGFQARVSDRTPRRNPYGISGRQDRAVEQYDWR comes from the coding sequence ATGGAGTTCTCCGTCGTGGTCCCGACCCTGAACGGCCGGCACCAGCTCGTGGGGTGTCTCGACGCGCTCCGGGAGCGACTGCCGGCCGCGGAGGTCATCGTCGTCAACGGGCCCTCGACGGACGGTACCAGCGGAATGGTCCACGAGCGTCCCGACGTGGACGTACTGGTCGAGATCGCCGACAGGAACATCAACGTCGCGCGAAACGCCGGACTCGAGATCGCGCGCGGCGACGTGGTGGCGCTGCTCGATCAGGGCCATCGGATCGAGGACGGCTGGGCGAGTGCGGTCGAGCGAGGGATCGACGCCGACGGGCACGCGATCACCGGGCCAACCCACCGCCCGATTCGCGGGGGGATCACCACCGAAGCCCGCGAGCACCGGACCATCGCCGGCCGGGACGTGACCTACTTCAACGGCGGGAACGTCGCGCTGAGCCGCGCGGCGGTCGAGGAGCTCGACGGGTTCGACGAGTACCTCGAAACGGGCGGCGCGCGCGATCTCGCCCACCGGCTCGCGGGCCAGAAGCGGGCGGTGAGCTGGCAGCCCGGTATGGGCGTCAAGAAGAGCGTCGAGACCGACGGCGGGGGCGACGGGGATCCACGAATGATCAGCCGGGCGAGCGCGTTTCTGGGCGACGAGGCCCACCGACGCTGGGGGCTCAAGTACCGGGCGCTCGCCTACCGGCTCGCGAAGAACTACGGCCCCCGACCCACCGTCCTCCGGCGGCTCGCGGGCCACACGGCCGTCGACGGGGTCGCCTCGACCCGCGGCGTGCTCAAAGGGGGCCTCACGCCGACGGCGTGGATCGGCGGCGGAAGCGCGGTGACCGCCAACACGCTGATCGGGCTGAAAGACGGGTTTCAAGCGCGCGTGAGCGACCGGACGCCCCGACGTAACCCCTACGGGATCTCGGGTCGCCAGGACCGAGCCGTCGAGCAGTACGACTGGCGGTGA